From the genome of Agromyces badenianii:
CCGTGTGCTTGGAGCCCTCGCCGCCGGTGATGCCCTGGACGATGACCTTGGAGTCCGAGTTGAGGAAGATCGTCATGTCTGAATCCCTTTGCTTACGCGGCGTTCGCCAGCTCGGCGGCCTTGTCGGCGCCCTGGTCCATGTTCTCGGCGAGGGTGACGAGCGGGTGCGCCGCCTCCTCGAGGATGCGGCGGCCCTCGACGACGTTGTTGCCGTCGAGCCGCACGACGAGCGGCTTGTTCGCGGTCGAGCCGAGCTCCGCGAGTGCGCCGACGATGCCCTTCGCGACCTGGTCGCAGGCGGTGATGCCGCCGAAGACGTTCACGAAGACGCTCTTGACCTGCGGGTCGCCGAGGATGATGCCGAGGCCGTTGGCCATGACCTCCGCCGAGGCGCCGCCGCCGATGTCGAGGAAGTTGGCGGGCTTGACGCCGCCGTGGTTCTCGCCGGCGTACGCGACGACGTCGAGCGTCGACATGACGAGGCCCGCGCCGTTGCCGATGATGCCGACCTCGCCGTCGAGCTTGACGTAGTTGAGGTCGAGTGCCTTGGCCGCGGCCTCGAGCGGGTCGGCGGCGTCTTTGTCTTCGAGCAGCGCGTGTCCGGCGTGGCGGAACTCGGCGTTCTCGTCGAGCGTGACCTTGCCGTCGAGGGCGATGATGTTGCCGTCTTCGTCGAGGATGAGCGGGTTGACCTCGACGAGCGTCGCGTCTTCGCTCTTGTAGACGTCATACAGCTTCACGAAGACGTCGGCGACCTTGTCGACGAGTTCGGCCGGGAAGTTCGCGGCGACCGCGATCTCGCGAGCGGTCGTCGGGGTGATGCCGGTGATCGGGTCGACCTCGATGCGTGCGAGGGCCTCGGGCTTCTCGACGGCGAGCTGCTCGATCTCCATGCCGCCCTCGACGCTCGTGAGCGAGAGGTACGAGCGGTTCGCCCGGTCGAGGAGCACCGAGAAGTAGAACTCCTGCGCGATGCGCGCGCCGCCGGCGACCATGACGCGCTTGACGACGTGGCCCTTGATGTCGAGGCCGAGGATCGTCTTCGCCGCCTCGTACGCTTCGTCGGCGTTCTTCGCGACCTTGACGCCGCCGGCCTTGCCGCGGCCGCCCGTCTTCACCTGCGCTTTGACGACCACGACGCCGCCGAGCTTCTCGGCGGCCGCACGCACCTCATCGGGGGTGTCGGCGACGATGCCCGGAAGCACCGGGACCCCGTACTGCTCGAACAGGTCTCTGGCCTGGTACTCGTAAAGATCCACGCTCTACTTCCAATCGATCCGCACGCGCGAGAGCGCACAGGGGCTGGTGGGTGTCGGCCCGACGCGCCGAAGAATCTCGACGTCAAGATAAGTGGGCCAGCTTCCATGCTACTCCTCCCGTTCGACGCGTCCGTACCGTCGCCGGGCCCGTGCGTCCGGTCACCCAGACACGGAACGCACTCATGATCGCGCCCAAGCGCACGCTCACGCTCACGCAGAAGCCGGGACCGAGATCAGCCGATGCGGCCGAGGGCTGCCGCAGCATAGAAGAGTGCGGCGACGGTCTCGCCATCGGTGATCTCGCCGCTGCGCACCATCTGCACGGCCTCGCTCCACGGCACCGCCCGAACCGAGCTGATGCCCTCTTCGGCCTGCCCCTCCGCCCCGGATGCCACGTGGCGCAAGCCGGTCGCGAGGTAGACGATCTCGGCGGCACGGCAGATGCCGTTCAGCGCCGACATCCGCCCGATCTCGCGCCACTCGCTCGCCTCGTGGCCGGTCTCCTCGAGCAGCTCGCGGCGGGCCGCGACGATCGGTTCCTCACCGTCGGTGCCGCCCGCCGGCACCTCGATCGATTCGCCGACGGTGTGCCGGTCGACCGTGACGAGGAGCACCTCGTCGTCGTCGGTCATCGCGACGATGAACACGGCGTCGTTGCGGAGCTCGACGACGCCGTAGATGCCGTCATGCCCGTCGGGCCGCACGACCTCGTCTTCGGTCACGGTGATCCACTGGTTCTCGTACACGGTGCGCCGGGCACGCGTCGGCCAGTTCATGGTTCCTCCATCGGCCGGATGCTCGGCGTTGCGGCGGTCGGCGGCGGCATCGGCACGTGCTCGACGAAGCGCCGCGCGAGGAGCACTGCGGCGACGCCGATGATCGCCCCGACGACGGTCTCGACCAGGCGGTCGCCGAGCAGCGCAGGCAGCGGCGTCGGCGCTGCGAGGTGTGCGACCGTGAGCGCGAGCGGCGTCACGAACACGAGGGCGGCGCCGTAGTGTCGCCCGACGAGGAGCTCGGCGGCGAACTGGCAGATCGCGATCACGAGCACGAGGGCCCACACGGGCGGCTCCGGCCACAGCACGAGCCCGGTGAGGCCGACCCCGATGGCCGTGCCGATCACCCGATGCACGGCGCGCTGGGCGGTGTGGGCGGCGCGAGCCGGCGGAATCACGGCGATCGCGGCCACGACGGCCCAGTACGGGTGGCCGATGCCGAGCCCCAGCGCGATGCCGCCGGCGGCGAGCGCCGCGAGCACGTTCTGCACGACGTTCAGCCACACCCGCGGGTCGATCGCGGCGAGCGGCCTCAGGGGCGCCTGACGCGGAAGCGGCTTGAAGATCGCCGCCTCGCGTGCGCGCACCGCGTGGCGCAGCAGCCAGCCCGACATCGCGAGCAGCCAGGCGAACGCCGCGGCCATGCCGGCGATGCCCCAGCGCATCCAGCCGCTGCCGTCGTCGACCGGCTGCGCTGCGCAGACGAGCACCGCGAAGACCGCGAAGAGCGGCCCCGACGGGGTGACGCCGAGCGTGTTGAAGACGACGATCACGACCGCGATCACGACGCCGAGCGAGATCGCCTCGACGGCGAGCGGCGCCTGGGTGACGGAGAGCAGGATGCCGAGGCCGACCGCGCCGAACTGCACGGCGCCGGCGGTGCCGACCGTGCGCATCCGGATGCGGTAGGGCTCGCTGCGCCCGAAGATCGCGGCCATGCCGCCGAATGCGGCGTACGACGCGAGATCGACGCGGCCGAGGGCGACGAGCACGGCGAGCGGCACGGCGGCCGCGACCGCCGCGCGCATGGCCACCTCGACGTCGAGCGCGCGCAGCGATCGAAGTCGCGCGACGAGCCCCTCGGGTCGGCGCGCCTCAGGCGATTCGGGCATCGCTCAGAGCTTCTCGATCGGCGCGATCTTGATGAGGAGCTTCTTCTGCCCGGCTGTGTCGAAACCGACGTGGGCGATGCGCTTCGTGCCCTCGCCGGTCACCTGGGTGACGGTGCCCTCGCCGAAGTCGGTGTGCCGGATGCGGTCGCCGGCCTCGAGTGTGAGGTCGCCGTTGTCGCGCACCGTGCCGGTGACCCGATTGGCCCACTCCGTCTTCGGCTTGTCGGACCTCGTCACGCTGAACCGCTCGAGGTCGCGGTCTCGCGTACCCCACGCGCCGCCCGGCGCGCCGCGACGGGCGTTGAGCGCGCGCGGCTGCGTGCCGCCGCGCGACGTCGCCATGCCCGGCGACTGGCGCCAGTCGATGAGCCCCTCGGGGATCTCCTGCAGGTAGCGCGACGGCATCGCCACGGCGACCTCGCCGAACTGCGCGCGGCTCATCGCGAGCGAGAGGTAGAGACGCTTGCGGGCCCGTGTGATGCCGACGTAGAACAGCCGCCGCTCTTCGGCCGGGCCACCCGGCTCGGACGCCGACATCTGGTGCGGCAGCAGCCCCTCTTCGATGCCGGTGAGGAACACCGCGTGGTACTCGAGTCCCTTCGCGGTGTGCAGGGTCATGAGCGAGACGGTGCCCGAGGCGTCGTCGAGCTCATCGGCCGCCGCCACGAGCGAGACCTGGGTGAGGAAGTCGACGAGCGTCGCGCCGGGGTTCTCACGGTCGAAGTCGCGCGTCTGTGCCACGAGCTCTTCGACGTTCTCGGCGCGGGTCTCGTCTTGCGGGTCGCGGCTGTTGCGGAGCGCGTCGAGCAGGCCCGAGCGCTCCATGAGGAACACGAGCACGTCGGAGACCTTCGCGGCACCCGCGTTGGTGCCGGCCTCGATGCCCTCGGCCGAGGGCACGAGCATCGCCGCGGCCTCGTCGAGCACGTTCGCGAGCGCCGAGATCGCGCCCGTCACCTTCGGCCCGAGGCCGAGCCCGTCGACCGCGCGCATCGCCTGCCGGAAGGTGAGCTCGTTCTGCTCGGCGAACGAGGCCAGGGCCGTCTCGGTGGCCGGGCCGATGCCGCGCTTCGGCGTGTTCAGGATGCGCCGCAACGCCAGCTCGTCTGCCGGGTTCGCGACGGCGATGAGATAGGCCATCGCGTCTTTGATCTCTGCGCGCTCGTAGAACTTCGTGCCGCCGACGACCCGGTAGGGCAGGGCCGAGCGCACGAAGATCTCCTCGAGCGCTCGGGTCTGCGCGTTGGTGCGGTAGAAGACCGCGATGTCGCGGTAGGCGACGCCGGCACGATGCAGCGCCTCGATCTCGTCGGCGATGAACTGGGCCTCGTCGTGCGCGGTGTACCCGGTGTAGCCAGTGATCTTGTCGCCATCGCCGTCGGCCGTCCAGAGTTTCTTCTCTTTACGGTCGAAGTTGTTGGCGATGACGGCGTTCGCCGCCGAGAGGATGTTCTGCGTCGAGCGGTAGTTCTGTTCGAGCAGCACGACCTTCGCGCCGGGGAAGTCGCGTTCGAACTCCGAGATGTTGCGGATGTCGGCACCGCGGAAGGCGTAGATCGACTGATCGGAGTCGCCGACGACCGTGAGGCTCGCGCCGGGGATCGCCCCCGAGGCATCCGTGAGCCCTCGCACCAGGATGCCGTGCTCGTCGAGTTCGGCGACGATCTCTCGCGGCACCGGCCGCGTCAGCTCGTGGATGAGCGAGTACTGCGCGTGGTTCGTGTCTTGGTACTCGTCGACGAGGATGTGCCGGAAGCGGCGCTGGTAGAGCGCCGCGACCTTCGGGAAGGCACGGAAGAGGTAGACCGTCTCGGCGATGAGGTCGTCGAAATCGAGGGCGCTCGCCGCTCGCAGGCGCCGGGTGTACTGGCGGAAGATCTCGAGGAACATGACCTCTTGCGGGTCGTTCGTGTTCGCGTTGCGCGCGTGCGTCTCGACGTCGGTGAGCTCGTTCTTCAGCTTCGAGATCTTCGACTGCGCGCTCGCGGGGGTGAACCCCATGGTGTCGGCGTCGAGTTCTTTGATGATGCGCTTCAGGATCGTGCGCTGGTCGGCGGAGTCGTAGATCGTGAACGTCGACGACAGGCCGATCGACTCGGCTTCACGACGCAGGATGCGCACGCACGCCGAGTGGAACGTCGAGATCCACATGCCGGATGCCCCTTCGCCGAGCAGCGCCTCGACGCGCTCGCGCATCTCGGCCGCCGCCTTGTTGGT
Proteins encoded in this window:
- the sucC gene encoding ADP-forming succinate--CoA ligase subunit beta, whose product is MDLYEYQARDLFEQYGVPVLPGIVADTPDEVRAAAEKLGGVVVVKAQVKTGGRGKAGGVKVAKNADEAYEAAKTILGLDIKGHVVKRVMVAGGARIAQEFYFSVLLDRANRSYLSLTSVEGGMEIEQLAVEKPEALARIEVDPITGITPTTAREIAVAANFPAELVDKVADVFVKLYDVYKSEDATLVEVNPLILDEDGNIIALDGKVTLDENAEFRHAGHALLEDKDAADPLEAAAKALDLNYVKLDGEVGIIGNGAGLVMSTLDVVAYAGENHGGVKPANFLDIGGGASAEVMANGLGIILGDPQVKSVFVNVFGGITACDQVAKGIVGALAELGSTANKPLVVRLDGNNVVEGRRILEEAAHPLVTLAENMDQGADKAAELANAA
- a CDS encoding NUDIX domain-containing protein, with translation MNWPTRARRTVYENQWITVTEDEVVRPDGHDGIYGVVELRNDAVFIVAMTDDDEVLLVTVDRHTVGESIEVPAGGTDGEEPIVAARRELLEETGHEASEWREIGRMSALNGICRAAEIVYLATGLRHVASGAEGQAEEGISSVRAVPWSEAVQMVRSGEITDGETVAALFYAAAALGRIG
- a CDS encoding FUSC family protein gives rise to the protein MPESPEARRPEGLVARLRSLRALDVEVAMRAAVAAAVPLAVLVALGRVDLASYAAFGGMAAIFGRSEPYRIRMRTVGTAGAVQFGAVGLGILLSVTQAPLAVEAISLGVVIAVVIVVFNTLGVTPSGPLFAVFAVLVCAAQPVDDGSGWMRWGIAGMAAAFAWLLAMSGWLLRHAVRAREAAIFKPLPRQAPLRPLAAIDPRVWLNVVQNVLAALAAGGIALGLGIGHPYWAVVAAIAVIPPARAAHTAQRAVHRVIGTAIGVGLTGLVLWPEPPVWALVLVIAICQFAAELLVGRHYGAALVFVTPLALTVAHLAAPTPLPALLGDRLVETVVGAIIGVAAVLLARRFVEHVPMPPPTAATPSIRPMEEP
- a CDS encoding ATP-dependent helicase — its product is MTLILDPDDPAGWREAPAVSADHSGSRLTDGLNPEQREAVEYRGPALLIVAGAGSGKTRVLTHRIASLIESREAWPSQILAITFTNKAAAEMRERVEALLGEGASGMWISTFHSACVRILRREAESIGLSSTFTIYDSADQRTILKRIIKELDADTMGFTPASAQSKISKLKNELTDVETHARNANTNDPQEVMFLEIFRQYTRRLRAASALDFDDLIAETVYLFRAFPKVAALYQRRFRHILVDEYQDTNHAQYSLIHELTRPVPREIVAELDEHGILVRGLTDASGAIPGASLTVVGDSDQSIYAFRGADIRNISEFERDFPGAKVVLLEQNYRSTQNILSAANAVIANNFDRKEKKLWTADGDGDKITGYTGYTAHDEAQFIADEIEALHRAGVAYRDIAVFYRTNAQTRALEEIFVRSALPYRVVGGTKFYERAEIKDAMAYLIAVANPADELALRRILNTPKRGIGPATETALASFAEQNELTFRQAMRAVDGLGLGPKVTGAISALANVLDEAAAMLVPSAEGIEAGTNAGAAKVSDVLVFLMERSGLLDALRNSRDPQDETRAENVEELVAQTRDFDRENPGATLVDFLTQVSLVAAADELDDASGTVSLMTLHTAKGLEYHAVFLTGIEEGLLPHQMSASEPGGPAEERRLFYVGITRARKRLYLSLAMSRAQFGEVAVAMPSRYLQEIPEGLIDWRQSPGMATSRGGTQPRALNARRGAPGGAWGTRDRDLERFSVTRSDKPKTEWANRVTGTVRDNGDLTLEAGDRIRHTDFGEGTVTQVTGEGTKRIAHVGFDTAGQKKLLIKIAPIEKL